CTGCTAATCCATGCTTCTGATTGGCTGGAATAAGCGACGTGGGATGAGCCACGCTGCTAGGCAACACGCTCATATTAATCCCAAGTACAGATTTATTAGTTCTCATTTGAATTCTTGGCTTGGGTGACGGTCCCAGAATGTCTGGACTCTCTTCACTTTCTCCACTTGACGTTACAGGAACGATGTCAATTGGATGCTGATTGGCTGAAAATTGTTCCGCTATTTGACTCGGattgatttgattttcgtTCACAAGTGCCATTTCTCCACAAGATGATGCTGCAACATCACCATTTTCTTCCCTTTGTTCCTTATTACGTGCCAGATTCCTAAAGAGACGCTCTATTATTTCAGCGTCCTCAGGCAATATTATACAATCCTCAAGAGTCAatttatcatcatcatcatcatcataatCATCATCTTCtacttcctcctcctcctcatcaaACAAACCAATAATTGCCCTCAGTGCCGTGACATTGATCTCCTCACTTTCCTGTCTCAATTCCGATTCTTCAAGTCCCATCAAGACTTGAGATACTTCTCCCACGGCGTTGGGACGCAATCCCGCTATAGAAACTAAAGGTTGTTGATGCTGCTGATTGCCATGCAAGCATTTCAACGTGGCGACGATATCGGCTTCGTCGCACAAATTACGCACGGCTTTCGTTCTGACCACGCCCTCTTCTCCACATACGTACTTCAAGTCGTTGACtacgagaagaaattcgccGTTTTCCACGTGAAGATGATAGGAgtggagaacgacgacgccgcagatgactttctcgtcgtcgacgttgtcgttcacgatcgattcgacggcgctTTCGCTCAATATCGACCTGATGCTGTGTTTTCCGTCCGAGAGACGAACCAGAGCGAGATTCAGCGGCGATTTGGACATCGATGACTGCGTGCGACCTTCATCGACCGTTCGAAAGACGTATTGGACCTGAGCGCGTGGATTCTTCGGCTTGGGAGAGCCGAGAGCGAGAGAATGAATCCATGGCGACAGAGCCATTTCTACGTTCAACGTGCGCTAGACCTGAACCGCTGTCCTTCCACG
The genomic region above belongs to Oscarella lobularis chromosome 12, ooOscLobu1.1, whole genome shotgun sequence and contains:
- the LOC136194144 gene encoding uncharacterized protein → MALSPWIHSLALGSPKPKNPRAQVQYVFRTVDEGRTQSSMSKSPLNLALVRLSDGKHSIRSILSESAVESIVNDNVDDEKVICGVVVLHSYHLHVENGEFLLVVNDLKYVCGEEGVVRTKAVRNLCDEADIVATLKCLHGNQQHQQPLVSIAGLRPNAVGEVSQVLMGLEESELRQESEEINVTALRAIIGLFDEEEEEVEDDDYDDDDDDKLTLEDCIILPEDAEIIERLFRNLARNKEQREENGDVAASSCGEMALVNENQINPSQIAEQFSANQHPIDIVPVTSSGESEESPDILGPSPKPRIQMRTNKSVLGINMSVLPSSVAHPTSLIPANQKHGLAAKESSRATSPPSMESSSETPPLPSSKKRKEELPPPPPRLDPEDSDDDLDLWCLKYMEANRDNVMSDLFETLFSTNTKCT